The window CAATGCTGCCAGGAAAACGCATATCCCTTATAAAGAGCTGGCAATAATTTTTATGACGGCTCTTTATGTGCTGGCAATACAATATCTTGGTTTTGTCTTTACAAGCATTGTTTTTATGGCTTCAATGTTTTACATATTAAATGTCCGTAAAGTATGGATAATTGCGGTTTTCTCGATTTTCAGTACAATTTTGCTCTATTTTGCTTTTAAAGTGGTTCTTATGCTCCCGCTTCCCGAAGGGATATTTGCTTTTTAGTTATCTGAGGTGATAACGGTGGACTTTACTCCATTTATTGAAGGTTTTGGAATCATCCTTGTTCCTAAGTTTATAATGTATATGTTCTCCGGCGTGTTTTTCGGGCTGATATTAGGCGCTTTGCCCGGCTTAACAGGCACATTGGGAATTGCCTTGATGCTTCCCTTTACCTATAACATGGATCCTTTAACCGCTATGGTGTTTTTGCTCTCTATATATTCCGGTGGATTGTTCGGCGGGGCTATTACTGCTATTATGATAAATACCCCGGGATCTCCGGCTAATATTGCGACTATGCTTGATGGTTACCCTATGATGAAAAAGGGGCAGGCAAGCGAAGCATTGGGACTTGCGTTAACCAGTTCTGTCATAGGCGGCATCGTAGGGTGTGTATTTTTGCTGTTAATTACAGAACCTCTTGCAACGCTTTCTTTAAAATTCGGACCAGCTGAAATGTTTATGGTTGCAATTTTCGGGCTTACGGTCGTCGGTAGCTTAGGCGCTGACCCACTCAAGGGGGTCTTCAGCGGGCTTTTCGGAATCCTTTTAGGAACAATAGGTATGAATGCAAACGGCATTGAACGCGGCACATTTGGCATTCTTTATTTGTTAGACGGTATCCCGTTAATCCCCTGCCTTATAGGCTTTCTGTCGCTGCCGGAAATTATGTCGCTTATCGATCAGCCGTATGTAGTAAGTGGCAAAGTCTCTAACCCGAGCTTAATAAAGATGCTATCTGTCTGGAAGGATATAATCAAGTGCTGGGTGCAAGTTTTAGCAACTGCTGTTCTTGGAGTCATTGTCGGGATAATGCCCGCGGCAGGGGCCACTGTCGCAAGCCTTCTCTCATATAACCAGTGTAAACAGTTCTCTAAAAAAAGAAAATTGTTTGGGACTGGTATCCCTGAAGGTATTATCGCAAGCGAGACGGCAAATAACGCCTCTGAAGGCGGGGCGATGTCAACAATGCTCGTTTTAGGAATTCCCGGCAGCGCCTCAACCGCTATGCTTCTTGGCGCCTTGATGCTCCAAGGATGGGTTCCTGGCCCGAGCCTGTTTATTGACCACAGGGACATAGTTTACGCGGCGATTTCTTCGCTTTTTATTCAGCAGATTGTAATGTATATCGTTGGTTTGCTGATTTCTTTGTGCGCAGCGTATGTTCTCAAGATACCTGTCCGTTACCTTATTCCCTGCGTTTTGATGTTCATGGTGCTGGGCGCCTTCGCAAATAGGAACGCCTTCTTTGATGCGGGGCTTATGCTGATCTTTGGTCTTATGGGGTATGTAATGAAAAAACACGATTTTCCTGTTATGCCGACTGTTCTTGGGATAATTTTAGGGCCAATTGCTGATAGGGAGCTATTGCGTACCGTTCAGACCTATTCAGGGAATTACCTGACGATTTTTGAGCAGCCCATTGTTGTAATTCTTCTGTTGGTAAGCATTGCAAGTGTGGCTACACCTATTATATTGAAGCGACGGGATGCAAAGAGAGATGTTGTAGTTTAGCAAAAAGTCTTTTGTTTGTTCTAAATTGTTGTCTATTGAGCTAAGTCAACTTTAAATTAAAGAAGGAGTCAAGATTATGATATCGGTAAATCTGCAAAAATGCGTCGGCTGCGGCATATGCGAGCTGGTCTGCCCCTCTTCGGCGATAAAAGTCGTCGATAAGAAAGCGGCGGTGAACGATAACTGCGTACATTGCCTGACCTGCGTGAAGTACTGCAAGCCCGGCGCGCTTGCGGAAGATGCGGTCGCAGAGGACGCCCTTCTCTGCCGCAACTGCGGCGTCGGCTGCCGGATCCCGCGGGGAAAGCTGGGCGCCTGCAAGCGCTTCCGCAACGAGAACGGAAAGCTTGAACTCGTCAGGCCTCTTCAGATTCCAACAAATACCGAAGTGCCCGCCGAAAAGATAGCGACTATGAAGCCTGTCGTTTCGGCCGTCGGCGCCGGAGCCGCCTACCCGGACTATAAGCCGGCTCCGTATATCGTAACGGAAAAACGTGGGGGTTTCGACGTCGTCACAGTCGTAACCGAAGCGCCGGTCTCTTACAGTTCGATGATGGTCAAAATCGACACTAACGCGCACATCGGCGATGAAGGCGCGCTCGTCCGCAGAAGCGGCAGGGTTGTAGGCATCGTGACTACCGAACAGTACGGCTCTCATATCCTCATTTTAGGCGGAGTGAATAAAGTAAAGGGCCCCGACGGGATGTTCGTCGTAAAGACTATGGCGGAGCTCGGCAACAAGCAGAAGGTGACTCTCACGGTCGACGGCGGATGTACGCTTGAGCTGCAGGTGGGAGAGCATCCTGTGATCAACGGCGCAGTCGACGACAAGATGCGCGTAGGTTGCGGCGGCGCCTGCTGTGGGCTTTTCGCGCGCTCGCTCGCTCCGCTCGTAGACGAAGCGATAATTCTCGATCACCATATCACCGGGCTCTTCACGAAGCATCCCGCCGGTGCGGAGCAGAAGCCCTACAGCGGAGTTACCCCCGTGGGACGCCTCGCGACGAACGGACGCTACTTCTTCGAACACGGCGACGGCTGGGGCGGAACGAATATCAAGGACCCGATCGACGCGATAAAGGATATCGATATGAGCGTCGCCAAGCCGGGAATGAAGATTCTCGTCGCCGAAACGACGTGGCGTAAAATAGCGCTCTTCGAAGTGTCGAAAGAGGGCAGGCCCGTTCCCGTCGAGATTCCCGCGGAACTTGAGGAATTCCGCAAAATGGCGGCCGGCTGCTGCGAAGATAGCCGCGTATCAGCGATGTATTACGCCGGCGTCGGCGGAAGCGCGAGAGCCGGCGTGACGGTGGACCCCATACAGATCACAAAGGCCGTGCACAGAGGGGACGCGACGCTCACTATAGCGGGGGCGCCTGCGTACGTCATGCCCGGCGGCGGCATCACCTTCCTCGCGGACGTTGAAAAGATGATAGAGCACCCCTTCAACTACACCGCCTCGCCGGCGGTCCTCGCTCCTATCGAATATACGATGACCGTTGAGAATTATAAGAAGATCAAGGGGCACGTGCACGCGATGCGCACGAAGGAGGACGTTCTCAAAGAAGGCAGATTCGGGTACACGAAGCTGAAGGATTAGCGCCTGATTGACTGCCCGTTGTTATGCGGCGGGCATTTAATAAAAATATATGCTTTGAGAGGAGAACATTGTAATGAAAAAGGGACTTTTCGTATTGGCACTGGCGGCTATGGTTTTTTCCGCGGTTGGCTTATCAGCGCCGGCGCAGGCGGCTCAAAAGCTCGACCTCGCGATATGCGGCGGCTCGATCGGCGGTGCGTGGGCTGCTATAGGAGAGGGTGTTGGCGAGGTAGTCAGGCGCAGCTATCCGGGTTCGAACACCGCTTATGAAGTAGGACAGGAAGCGGCGAACTTAGCCCTTGTCTCCCGCGGGAAGATACAGCTCGGTATCGCTCACGCCCAGCTTATAAAGATGGCGGCGGAAGGCAAAAAGCCTTTCAACAAAAAGCTCGACAACCTTCGCGCGCTCTGCGTCCTTTATAAAGGCGCCGTCGAGCATTTCATCATCAAAACGGATACCGGCGTGAATTCTTTTGCAGAACTGAAGGATAAGAAATACCCGCTTAAGGTCTACTTCAACACAAAGGATTCTTTCATGGACCTCGTCGGCAAGAACGTTATAGAGGCTGAGGGCGTCAAGGTCGAGGATCTCGAAAAATGGGGCGGCTTCGCGAAGAACAGCTCGATGGGCGCGGGGCTCGACCTAATGAGGGACGGCAAGATCGACGCCTACAGCAACGTCATTCAGGTCCCGTCAAGCCACGTCGTCGACGCCGGGACGACCCTCAAGCTGAACCTGCTTCCCATTTCGCCGGAAGCGGCCAAGAAGGTGAACGCCGATCTCGGCACCTATTCGACGGTAATCCCCAAAGGCTCTTACAACTTCCTTAAGAAAGATGTGCCGACAGTCGGCGCTACGGTGGTCCTCTTCACGAACGCCGACTTGCCGGATGACGACGCGTACGCGATTCTAAAGTCGATCAAGGACAACTTCGCTTATTTCTGCAACATCCACGGCTCGCTCAAGGGGCTAAAGCTGGCGGATCTTAAAGACACTGCGCCCGTGCCGCTTCATCCCGGCGCGGTCAAGTTCTTCAACGAAAACAAGTAATTTAGCTGTGCCGCGGCGCCACTCACGCCGCGGCGCTTTCAGGCGGAAGCGATGCCGATGGGTTTTGAAAAATACAGCGTTATAGGAGACGGAGTCGTTCTTGTAGACTACGGGCCCGTCACTATGACGCTCGAAGCACGGAAGCGCGGAAGACCCTTCACGGAAAGCGCGGTGGAGGGGGCGAAGAAGGCGCTGAAAATTTTTGACGGGTTAGCCGGGAATCTTGACTTTATCCGCACGCCTCTTTCCGAGATCGAATCTATTCCGGAGAGCGTACCTTGCGTCGTCCGCAAGATGGCGGAGTCCGTCGCCCTGCTTGGAGATGGAACTTTCACGCCGCTTGCCGCCGTGGCCGGCACGACGGCCGACTTCGCCGTAAGCGCGATGGCCGCCTTCGGCGCGGACTATGCGTTTGCCAACAACGGCGGAGACGTCGCCTGGCGCGTGTCAAGGGGGCGTAAAGATTTCATCAACGTGGGAATGATAAGCGACCTCAGCCTTGGAAGGGCGACACACTCTCTTAAGATTTACGCATTTGAAGATATAAGGGGTCTTGCGACGAGCGGGCTTGGAGGACGCAGCCTTACACGGGGCATAGCTTCGGCGGCGACGGCGCTTGCGGCCGATTCTTCGAAGGCGGACGCAGCGGCCACTGCGATCGCAAACACCTGTTACTGCGACGACCCCGCGATAGAACAGTGCCTCGCGGAAGAGCTCGACTACGGTACCGATATACGCGGCCTTACCGTCACGAGATCCGTGGGCGCGTTAAATAAGGAGAGCGTCGAAGCGGCGCTTGCGTCGGGAGCCGCGAGAGCCGAAGAACTGACGGAAAAGGGCATGATAGCCGGCGCGGTCTTATTCGTCCGCGGCGTCATGAGGATTGTAAGACAACGAGGCAGAGGGAACCTTTTTGAGGTTGCCGAATTGTAGTTGTATCACTAAAGGGTTTCGGAGGGTTCTGAATGGAACAATTTAAAAGTATAGGCTTGAAACAGAGTTTTGTGGACGCCAATGAGAAGGTGACGGGGTCGGCAAAATATCTCGACGATATGCAGTTTCCCGGGCTTTTGACAGGGAAAATCCTGCGTTCGCCGCATCCGCACGCAAAAATATTGTCGATCGATACGTCGGCCGCCGAGGCGCTGCCGGGGGTAAAGGCGGTCATAACGGCGAAGGACTGCCCGCATAACAAGTTTGGAATGGAGATCGCCGATGTCGATATGCTGGCAGTCGACAAGGTGCGCTATGTCGGTGACGAGGTGGCGGCGGTCGCCGCGGAGAACGACGAGATAGCAAAGGAAGCGCTGAAGCTTATAAAGGTCGAATATGAGCTTCTGCCAGTCGTAGATGACCCAGTCAAGGCGCTGGAGAAGGATTCACCTCTCGTCCACGAAGAAAAGGGAACGAATGTCGCGCGCGAGTATCATATTCAGCGCGGCGATGTCGAAGCAGACTTGGCGGCCTGCGACTATGTCTTCGAAGAGGAATTCAGCACGCACCGCGTTTCAGGGCTTTATCTTGAGCCATTCGGAGCCGTCGCCCAGTGGGAGTCGAACGGCCGCCTGACTATCTGGACCGGGCTTCAGTCGGCTTTTCAGGGTAGAAACGAGATAGCCAAGGCGCTGGGAATCAAGCCCGCCCAGGTCTCGGTGAAGTCGCCTTTTATCGGCGGCGGTTTCGGGGCCAAAATATGGATAAGGAACTTCCACCCGATCGCGGCGGTGCTCGCAAAAAAGACGGGGCGCCCGGTCAAAATACTCCTTACAAGGGATGAAGAACAGCTTACGACGCGTCCGAGAATAGCGCCGCGCATGAAAGTGAAGCTCGGTATGATGAAGGACGGCACGCTGGTCTGCAAACAGTCGACGATCGTCGCCGACAACGGAGCCTATTCGTGGGCGGCGCCGAAGGTCCTTCTGAATCTCTCGATGCGCACCGACTGTTTGTACAGATATAAATCTTCAAAATGCGACTCATATCTTGTATATACGAACTTAATTCCTACGAGCGGCTTCCGCGGCTACGGCAACAGCCAGATGCACTTCGCGGTCGAATCCTTCATCGACGAATGCTGCCGCAGGGTCGGGCTCGACCCCGTCGAGGTGCGCCTCAAGAACTGCGTCCGTAAGGGAGACGTAACTCTGCACCGCTGGCACATAAGAAGCTGCGCGCTCGCGGAGTGCATAAAGACTGCAGCCGAGAAGATCAGAGAAAACAGGCTGCCCAAAGAAGAAGAGAACGGGCGCATCAAGCGCGGGATCGGCGTCGCGTGCATGACGCACGTCTCCGGCAACCGCGGCGGCGATAAATTCGACGGCTCTTCGGCGATGATACGCATACACGAGGATGGGGAGGTCTTTATCTTCTCCGGCGAGGCCGATATGGGGCAGGGGGCTAAGACCGTCTTCGCGCAGATCGCCTCCGAAAAGCTCGGCGTCCCTATCGGCGATATTACCGTAATGCCGCTCGATACGGACGTCAGCCCGTTCGGCATGGGCACATACTCAAGCCGCGTCACAACGGTCGGCGGGAAAGCGGTCTTACTCGCCGCCGAGAAGGTCCTCGGCCAGATCCTCGATCTCGCGGCTGAGATGAGCAAGCGCCAGAGGGACACCATGTACATGGAGAACGGCCTCATCAAATGCAGCCGCGATCCTTCGATACTGCTGACGCTTAAGGAAGTTGCGCAGAAAGCTATCAGGACGAGGGCCGGCGTCCCTCTCACCGCCTATATAACATATGATCCCCCCACCGAAGGGTCGGACAAGGATTTCTACGGAGACTACTCGAGCGCTTACACATACGGCGCGCACGGCGTAGAAGTCGAAGTCGACACATACACGGGCAAGGTCAAGGTCCTCCGCGTGGTGGCGGTGCACGACGTCGGCAAGGTCATCAACGAGCTCGGCCTGCACGGACAGATAACCGGTGGAGTGGCGCAGGGTATAGGCTGGTGCCTTTACGAGAACATGCTCTTCAAAAAGGGCGTTCCGGCGACGAGCGGCCTGCACGGCTACACCTTCATGACGATCAAAGACATGCCTCCGGTCGAGGGAATCACCATCGAGACGAATGACCCGATCGGCCCCTACGGCGCAAAAGGCGTCGGCGAACCTACTCTGATACCGACCGCGCCCGCTATAGCGAACGCGATAGAGGACGCCTGCGGAGTGCGTATGCGCGACCTGCCGATCACGCCGGAAAAACTGTACAGGGCTCTTCAAGAGAAGAAAGCTTAGTACGCGGATTTTCCGCGGAATACATAAAACGTTTCCGCCATATGAGTTGAAATTGAGGTGCAGATAAGTGAACACATTATGGAAGATACTTACGGAACAGGGGAAGAAGCGCAAGCTCTCCGGCCTCGACGCCAAAGCGGTAAAGTGCATCGCGGTTGCAATGTCTTTGTACCAGCTTGCTCAGGCTACGTTCCTGACCATACAGCCTCAGATGCATTATGCGATACATCTGACGTTCATTATGGTCCTCTGTTCGCTGATATATACAAGGACCTTCCGTGCGAGCGACCGCGCAAGCACAAGAATCCCGGTTGAGGACTGGATCTACGCCGCTATACTCGCGGCCGCGGGCGTGTTTTACTGCTCGCAGATGGAAACATATCTTTCCAGGATGCCGATGGTCGACGAACTCTCTTCTATAGAAATCGTGATAGGCCTTCTGACCGTAGTAGCCGTCATAGGGCTTACGAAGAGGTGCATGGGGTTTGTGCTTCCCTTCATAGGGTGCGTTTTCGTCGCTTATGCGCTTTTGGGGCATAATATTCCGGGTATCCTCTACCACAGAAAGTTGCTCGCCATCGATATACTCGACCAGCTTGTCTACACGACGAACGGGATTTATTCGTCTCCGATCGCGGCGGCCGCTACATACGTTTTCATGTTCGTAATGTTCGGTTCGTTCTTCGCCGCGTCGGGAGCGGGAGACTTCTTCTACAAATTCTCGATGGCCGTAGCGGGACGCTACGCCGGCGGCGCAGGCAAGGTGGCGATCATCACAAGCGGCCTTTTCGGCATGATCAACGGCAGCCCGACGGCGAATGTCGTTACGACTGGTTCGTTCACTATACCTATGATGAAAAAAGCCGGGTACGACGGGACGTTCTCCGGCGCGGTAACGGCCGTGGCCGCGACCGGCGGCGGCATCATGCCGCCTATAATGGGCACCGCCGCCTTCCTTATGGTCGAGATGGCGGGTATCTCATATAAAAATATAGCCATAGCCGCCTTCGTCCCCGGCGTACTTT of the Synergistes jonesii genome contains:
- a CDS encoding TAXI family TRAP transporter solute-binding subunit, with translation MKKGLFVLALAAMVFSAVGLSAPAQAAQKLDLAICGGSIGGAWAAIGEGVGEVVRRSYPGSNTAYEVGQEAANLALVSRGKIQLGIAHAQLIKMAAEGKKPFNKKLDNLRALCVLYKGAVEHFIIKTDTGVNSFAELKDKKYPLKVYFNTKDSFMDLVGKNVIEAEGVKVEDLEKWGGFAKNSSMGAGLDLMRDGKIDAYSNVIQVPSSHVVDAGTTLKLNLLPISPEAAKKVNADLGTYSTVIPKGSYNFLKKDVPTVGATVVLFTNADLPDDDAYAILKSIKDNFAYFCNIHGSLKGLKLADLKDTAPVPLHPGAVKFFNENK
- a CDS encoding tripartite tricarboxylate transporter permease is translated as MDFTPFIEGFGIILVPKFIMYMFSGVFFGLILGALPGLTGTLGIALMLPFTYNMDPLTAMVFLLSIYSGGLFGGAITAIMINTPGSPANIATMLDGYPMMKKGQASEALGLALTSSVIGGIVGCVFLLLITEPLATLSLKFGPAEMFMVAIFGLTVVGSLGADPLKGVFSGLFGILLGTIGMNANGIERGTFGILYLLDGIPLIPCLIGFLSLPEIMSLIDQPYVVSGKVSNPSLIKMLSVWKDIIKCWVQVLATAVLGVIVGIMPAAGATVASLLSYNQCKQFSKKRKLFGTGIPEGIIASETANNASEGGAMSTMLVLGIPGSASTAMLLGALMLQGWVPGPSLFIDHRDIVYAAISSLFIQQIVMYIVGLLISLCAAYVLKIPVRYLIPCVLMFMVLGAFANRNAFFDAGLMLIFGLMGYVMKKHDFPVMPTVLGIILGPIADRELLRTVQTYSGNYLTIFEQPIVVILLLVSIASVATPIILKRRDAKRDVVV
- a CDS encoding 4Fe-4S binding protein — encoded protein: MISVNLQKCVGCGICELVCPSSAIKVVDKKAAVNDNCVHCLTCVKYCKPGALAEDAVAEDALLCRNCGVGCRIPRGKLGACKRFRNENGKLELVRPLQIPTNTEVPAEKIATMKPVVSAVGAGAAYPDYKPAPYIVTEKRGGFDVVTVVTEAPVSYSSMMVKIDTNAHIGDEGALVRRSGRVVGIVTTEQYGSHILILGGVNKVKGPDGMFVVKTMAELGNKQKVTLTVDGGCTLELQVGEHPVINGAVDDKMRVGCGGACCGLFARSLAPLVDEAIILDHHITGLFTKHPAGAEQKPYSGVTPVGRLATNGRYFFEHGDGWGGTNIKDPIDAIKDIDMSVAKPGMKILVAETTWRKIALFEVSKEGRPVPVEIPAELEEFRKMAAGCCEDSRVSAMYYAGVGGSARAGVTVDPIQITKAVHRGDATLTIAGAPAYVMPGGGITFLADVEKMIEHPFNYTASPAVLAPIEYTMTVENYKKIKGHVHAMRTKEDVLKEGRFGYTKLKD
- a CDS encoding xanthine dehydrogenase family protein molybdopterin-binding subunit codes for the protein MEQFKSIGLKQSFVDANEKVTGSAKYLDDMQFPGLLTGKILRSPHPHAKILSIDTSAAEALPGVKAVITAKDCPHNKFGMEIADVDMLAVDKVRYVGDEVAAVAAENDEIAKEALKLIKVEYELLPVVDDPVKALEKDSPLVHEEKGTNVAREYHIQRGDVEADLAACDYVFEEEFSTHRVSGLYLEPFGAVAQWESNGRLTIWTGLQSAFQGRNEIAKALGIKPAQVSVKSPFIGGGFGAKIWIRNFHPIAAVLAKKTGRPVKILLTRDEEQLTTRPRIAPRMKVKLGMMKDGTLVCKQSTIVADNGAYSWAAPKVLLNLSMRTDCLYRYKSSKCDSYLVYTNLIPTSGFRGYGNSQMHFAVESFIDECCRRVGLDPVEVRLKNCVRKGDVTLHRWHIRSCALAECIKTAAEKIRENRLPKEEENGRIKRGIGVACMTHVSGNRGGDKFDGSSAMIRIHEDGEVFIFSGEADMGQGAKTVFAQIASEKLGVPIGDITVMPLDTDVSPFGMGTYSSRVTTVGGKAVLLAAEKVLGQILDLAAEMSKRQRDTMYMENGLIKCSRDPSILLTLKEVAQKAIRTRAGVPLTAYITYDPPTEGSDKDFYGDYSSAYTYGAHGVEVEVDTYTGKVKVLRVVAVHDVGKVINELGLHGQITGGVAQGIGWCLYENMLFKKGVPATSGLHGYTFMTIKDMPPVEGITIETNDPIGPYGAKGVGEPTLIPTAPAIANAIEDACGVRMRDLPITPEKLYRALQEKKA
- a CDS encoding tripartite tricarboxylate transporter TctB family protein, which produces MSRFIISLFMPTVILILSGAYYLESINVDPIDKILIKPTCLLILLIYMYFVVVEFINYKKSKHVHVKVNESTEIEMNAVNNNAARKTHIPYKELAIIFMTALYVLAIQYLGFVFTSIVFMASMFYILNVRKVWIIAVFSIFSTILLYFAFKVVLMLPLPEGIFAF